The Saccharomyces eubayanus strain FM1318 chromosome IV, whole genome shotgun sequence genome contains the following window.
GCCCTATGGCTCTACTTAGTCAAACTCTTCCTGCTGCTGCTACAAGTCCCTTAGTGAAATTTGCGATAGGGGAGATTTGAGGTTCGGCTACATCGTTCGGATCCGAGAACGGCACTTAGTGTACTCTCCGAGCTGATAAAATAATTGGTAATTGAAGGGTGCAGATTCTGGTGCCACGTAAAAAGTGGAAAACGTAAGAAGAGAATGAGACGTCACGTCACCACTCTGAATAGTATGACAATAAACAAACCTCCACATTCTGAATGCTCAActcaaaaaaaccaaacaaCTAATGTTGATTAATCGCTTGAGTAGGGTTCGATCTGTAAGGTATTTTTATAATGCTAAACCCATTCTGTCTAAAGAGGTTTCACGACGAGTGATCGTTGCGCCAGCGTCGCACTTCAGAACCTCCAGTCCAAATCTCAAGAGTAACATACCCATCCATGAGTACAAGCAACTGCCAGAGGACTCGAATTACATTGAAAAGCACTACAGAGAATTACAAATATTTCTGAATGAGTTTTTAATgaagaaactaaacaaAACTTATGCCGATTTCGAAGGAAATCCAGATGAACTGGTGTTTCAGCTCGAAAAGTTCATTGAATTAGAAGTCACATCGAAATGTACGGATCACACCACCTCAGACAGTCGTAAGGGAGGATTCAAATCCATCGGAGACAGGATAGTCGTTGATCGTTATTTGGATTTTGTTAAAGATGTCAGGCTAACACTGCTTCTAAATGGAGGACATTCCTTCATATTTGACGTTATGCTGCAAGCTAAAGAGgtatttgataaaatgCAGAAGCagtgagaaaaaaaagacttCTATATATACCGGCATGCTAATTCAGTTGGTGCTTTGGCAGCCATGTGTAAAGTAGATAAGGTATTTATAGCTATACTTTCTGTCCATGTTCAAGACATACCGTCAGCGTATATATAGGAGTATTTCCGTGACTGTTTTAATATTACACCCATAGCTTATAAACCCCCATACACCAAGAAAATACatgctttctttcttgtaaaCTTGCGCAGTGAACttcttctcaaaaaaaaatgcgtCTGCCGCGGATGACAGCTAGCGAGTCGCCTCCTCCCAGCTCTTTCTGGGATCAGCCTCGGTTTAGCTCGCCTGGCTTGACAAGCCATCCTTTCAGCGGGCATGTTCGGTAGCCTGGAATGTCCCGTCCCCTGCTGTCCCCGTTGAAAACCTACAACGAATAGATAATATAGTGATAATAATAGAGGTGGTGAAATTTATATAGTGATATTTGGTAAAAACTTAGAGAAAACGTATCAAACCAGGGAAAAAGATGTCCACTGAATTAACCGTTCAATCTGAAAGAGCTTTCCAAAAGGTATGAATAATATCCAACCCAGAATGAGAGAGTCAATGAAGTATTCGAGtacgaaaaggaaatcaagCGAAATAATGCCATTGTAATTTTGCGCTGGAAGATGTATGACTAGGAAACGCTAAAGCACGATaatgttaaaaaaaagaacacgTTGGGAGCagaatgttttgaaaaccCGAAAAATGTCACCTCACAGCAAGAGGTAAATGTGGGATAAACAGTCTAGCCGAGATGAGTAAAATAGAACACGTTAATCAAGAATAGACAGTAATTACAGAGAAAACTGCtcaatgttttttttatagcAATGTGAACTGCACCGCTGTTATCATAAGCCAAAACGTGACTCCGGGAATTCGACAAATGCGATGATCAACATGATTTTAAGAATTTAACAGCATTGAAACATAATTTGTGCCGCTCAAATGTGTCTCCCCAACCAAACGGGACAACCAAtgctttccttttcaacaGAAACTAAAGACGAACTCTTCGATTATAATACGCATGAATCACTTTACtaacatatttttttttgactttaGCAACCTCACATCTTCAACAATCCAAAGGTTAAGACCTCCAAGAGAACCAAGAGATGGTATAAAAATGCCGGTCTAGGTTTCAAGACCCCAAAGACTGCTATTGAAGGTTCTTACATTGACAAGAAATGTCCATTCACTGGTTTAGTTTCCATCCGTGGTAAGATCTTGACTGGTACCGTTGTCTCCACCAAGATGCACCGTACCATCGTCATCAGAAGAGCTTACTTGCATTACATTCCAAAGTACAACAGATACGAAAAGAGACACAAGAACGTCCCAGTTCACGTTTCCCCAGCTTTCCGTGTTCAAGTTGGTGACATCGTTACCGTCGGTCAATGTAGACCAATCTCTAAGACTGTCAGATTCAACGTCGTCAAGGTCTCTGCTGCCACTGGTAAGGCCAACAAGCAATTTGCtaaattttaaagaaaataagaaacaaaagacaaGATGACTGGTAATTAACTGGAATTAATGTGTCGTATCTTAGGcccttgttctttttcttttaccaGCCTGaccttgattttttttccttcccTTCTTTATTTAGTAATTGTTTATATATGGCTTACCTATTTtgtatgtttttttaatataaatatatgaatgatatttttaataataAAGT
Protein-coding sequences here:
- the FMP23 gene encoding Fmp23p; translation: MLINRLSRVRSVRYFYNAKPILSKEVSRRVIVAPASHFRTSSPNLKSNIPIHEYKQLPEDSNYIEKHYRELQIFLNEFLMKKLNKTYADFEGNPDELVFQLEKFIELEVTSKCTDHTTSDSRKGGFKSIGDRIVVDRYLDFVKDVRLTLLLNGGHSFIFDVMLQAKEVFDKMQKQ
- the RPS11B gene encoding 40S ribosomal protein uS17, encoding MSTELTVQSERAFQKQPHIFNNPKVKTSKRTKRWYKNAGLGFKTPKTAIEGSYIDKKCPFTGLVSIRGKILTGTVVSTKMHRTIVIRRAYLHYIPKYNRYEKRHKNVPVHVSPAFRVQVGDIVTVGQCRPISKTVRFNVVKVSAATGKANKQFAKF